In the genome of Candidatus Liberimonas magnetica, one region contains:
- a CDS encoding Rrf2 family transcriptional regulator, giving the protein MKLSARTRYGMRLMTDLAMHAKEKPVLLKDICGRYEYSLKYLDHIITNLKLAGLIRNVGGGHGGYMLSRPSEKIYAFEVVNALEGQISFLDCVFGAGVCGRTRKCVQHKLWKKVRDAVKQVLNVTLAELAKEQAKTPFWKK; this is encoded by the coding sequence ATGAAACTTTCGGCAAGGACAAGGTACGGGATGAGGCTGATGACAGACCTTGCGATGCATGCAAAAGAAAAACCGGTTTTGTTAAAGGATATTTGCGGTAGGTATGAATATTCTTTAAAATATCTTGATCACATAATCACTAACCTGAAACTGGCAGGACTCATTAGAAACGTAGGGGGTGGGCACGGCGGTTATATGCTTTCAAGGCCGTCTGAGAAGATATACGCCTTTGAAGTGGTAAACGCGCTTGAAGGACAGATATCTTTTCTTGATTGTGTGTTTGGTGCCGGGGTATGTGGCAGAACCCGAAAATGCGTGCAACACAAATTATGGAAGAAGGTAAGAGATGCTGTAAAACAAGTGTTAAATGTAACCTTGGCAGAGCTTGCAAAAGAACAGGCAAAAACACCGTTTTGGAAAAAATAA